The following proteins are co-located in the Candidatus Woesearchaeota archaeon genome:
- a CDS encoding amidohydrolase family protein, translating to MKIIDTQAMYGPLLNEGFTLDNLRFMKKFFDTQGNHTHDLKYFIVGTNPDLNPLMADVVKANPDLLLGAYLILAPYASPPDSPFEYRETTPKQIEKLAKRSEIIGLKVPTSLLGLDIDDPALDPYYEIAGKAGIPVLNHCSSDDFEENTSDAKIRDRLERNPGVNVILAHNLGGLRQSELGYRKNFLRDYSNAFTNTTAMTGELRRLDKTTGLLAPSTHSDIHSAIMEYDLLASMADGQLNKKYLWGTDFPWLLDVKRALTLFEKLPEDAQHQFLENAKRVFPLEERLGINFG from the coding sequence ATGAAAATTATCGACACCCAGGCAATGTACGGGCCACTGCTGAATGAGGGCTTTACACTTGATAATCTAAGGTTTATGAAAAAATTTTTTGACACGCAGGGAAACCACACCCATGACCTAAAATATTTTATTGTAGGGACAAATCCTGACTTGAACCCACTCATGGCTGATGTTGTGAAAGCCAATCCTGACTTATTGCTTGGGGCATATTTAATCTTGGCGCCGTATGCCTCCCCTCCCGACTCGCCTTTTGAGTACAGGGAAACCACACCTAAACAAATTGAGAAACTGGCGAAGAGGTCTGAAATCATCGGGCTGAAGGTGCCGACATCCCTGCTCGGCCTGGACATAGATGACCCTGCACTTGACCCTTATTATGAAATAGCCGGGAAAGCAGGCATCCCTGTGCTGAACCATTGCAGCTCAGATGACTTTGAAGAGAACACATCCGATGCAAAGATCAGGGACAGGCTTGAAAGGAACCCTGGAGTGAATGTTATCCTTGCCCACAACCTGGGTGGATTAAGGCAATCTGAACTGGGTTACAGAAAAAATTTCTTGCGTGATTATTCCAATGCCTTCACCAACACAACTGCCATGACTGGAGAATTAAGGAGGCTTGACAAGACAACCGGCCTGCTTGCGCCATCAACGCACAGCGACATCCATTCTGCCATAATGGAATATGACCTGCTTGCAAGCATGGCTGATGGGCAGCTGAATAAAAAATACTTATGGGGCACTGACTTTCCCTGGCTTTTGGATGTGAAACGGGCATTGACGCTCTTTGAAAAACTGCCGGAAGACGCCCAGCACCAATTTCTTGAAAATGCAAAAAGAGTTTTTCCACTTGAGGAGAGGCTTGGCATTAATTTTGGGTAA
- the pth2 gene encoding peptidyl-tRNA hydrolase Pth2, translating into MKQVIIVRKDLKLPKGKMAAQVAHASLEAALKTDRKILDKWRAEGGKKIVLEVSDEKELKKYMALCRDGGLKTALITDAGYTVLQPGTVTCLGIGPDDDTKIDEFTGKLKML; encoded by the coding sequence ATGAAACAAGTAATAATAGTCAGAAAGGACTTAAAACTGCCAAAGGGCAAAATGGCTGCACAGGTTGCGCACGCCTCTTTGGAGGCAGCGCTAAAAACTGACAGAAAAATCCTGGACAAATGGAGGGCAGAGGGAGGCAAAAAAATCGTTTTGGAAGTCAGCGATGAAAAGGAGCTTAAAAAATACATGGCGCTTTGCCGTGACGGGGGGCTAAAGACTGCCCTAATAACCGACGCAGGCTACACAGTCCTCCAGCCCGGAACTGTGACCTGCCTGGGCATTGGCCCTGATGATGACACAAAGATCGACGAGTTCACAGGCAAGCTCAAAATGCTCTAA
- a CDS encoding PQQ-binding-like beta-propeller repeat protein, whose amino-acid sequence MGLYNSVQHLLGKRTGRLEMSSSLDIKTDITTRPIIADLDKMRQHVAVFGTKDGRLFAVKEDKIEWVFSPAKAAKTDMQQLFQPTEFSESIQSEPRIMDINYDGNMEIVFGRDDGSVYALDSNGNYMWEFQAKGPVKTTPLISIDGHERIEDILFGSSDSNLYCLDSLGGLKWISKAASGIESSPAFLMVGGKRRLVFGSNDGTLYCISIEGKLVWKHKCQGKITASPAVGDVFGDGEDHIVVGTNDGFLYLFDHNGEVLWTYKAGASIPSSATLADINGDKKMEVLFGCCDDQVYALASDGNKLWSYETSFWVVAPPIAADVDGDGRLEIVACSYDHSVYVLDAEGQFLLNYVPGVAGITQQSGSYSDIMTIPPGRYIGKKIWEYKTDGMIVGSSLDAAKVSIVVTTGKGKMTVLKHKT is encoded by the coding sequence ATGGGACTTTACAATTCAGTGCAGCATCTTCTTGGAAAAAGGACAGGCAGGCTTGAGATGTCCTCCAGCCTAGATATCAAGACTGACATAACCACAAGGCCTATCATTGCCGACCTCGACAAAATGAGGCAGCATGTGGCTGTTTTCGGCACCAAGGACGGCAGGCTGTTTGCCGTGAAGGAAGACAAGATCGAATGGGTGTTTTCGCCAGCCAAGGCTGCAAAAACAGACATGCAGCAATTGTTCCAGCCTACAGAATTCTCAGAATCCATACAATCAGAGCCAAGGATAATGGACATCAACTATGACGGCAACATGGAGATTGTCTTTGGCAGGGATGATGGCTCGGTCTATGCACTTGACTCAAATGGCAATTACATGTGGGAGTTCCAGGCAAAAGGCCCGGTAAAGACAACGCCCCTTATTTCCATTGACGGGCATGAAAGGATTGAGGACATCCTTTTCGGCAGCAGCGATTCAAATTTGTATTGCCTTGACAGCCTGGGCGGGCTTAAGTGGATTAGCAAGGCAGCATCCGGAATTGAGTCATCCCCTGCTTTCCTGATGGTGGGCGGGAAAAGGCGCCTTGTATTTGGGAGCAATGACGGAACCCTGTACTGCATTTCCATTGAAGGCAAGCTGGTTTGGAAGCACAAATGCCAGGGAAAAATCACTGCATCGCCTGCAGTTGGCGATGTTTTCGGGGACGGCGAAGACCATATTGTCGTGGGGACAAATGACGGGTTTTTGTACCTCTTTGACCATAATGGCGAAGTCCTTTGGACATACAAGGCAGGGGCCAGCATTCCCTCTTCTGCCACACTGGCGGACATAAACGGCGATAAAAAAATGGAAGTATTGTTCGGATGCTGTGATGACCAGGTATATGCGCTGGCTTCAGATGGCAACAAGCTTTGGAGCTACGAAACCAGCTTTTGGGTCGTTGCCCCTCCAATAGCGGCTGATGTGGATGGGGATGGGAGGCTTGAGATTGTCGCATGCTCATACGATCATTCAGTGTATGTCCTGGATGCTGAAGGCCAATTCCTGCTGAATTATGTGCCTGGTGTTGCAGGGATTACACAGCAGTCAGGGAGCTATTCTGATATCATGACAATCCCGCCTGGAAGGTACATCGGGAAGAAAATCTGGGAATACAAGACAGATGGCATGATAGTGGGCTCAAGCCTTGATGCTGCAAAGGTGAGCATAGTCGTGACAACAGGAAAGGGTAAAATGACTGTGCTGAAGCACAAAACTTAA
- a CDS encoding beta-ketoacyl-[acyl-carrier-protein] synthase family protein has protein sequence MDANRRVVITGAGVVSPIGNDVETFWNNLLAGKSGVIAVDEDWIGRQTEVMDRGEKKIIDVFQTRVYAPVRDFDESRLGFREGQRSDFVSKFAIDAARQAIENAGLETRLVGPDKQKQYEILGIDTDRAGVMIGTGIGGQTTDVENYERYLKGDYRNISPLAVPMIMANAVPGMPAIKYKFHGPSGVIATACATGTDTIGHAYQQIILGKADLMLAGGSEALLRDGGYTFYLFNKAGAMTTRHYDDPTKASRPFDKDRDGFVMGEGAGVLVLEELEHAKARNAPILAEVVNYHSTTDAYNLTDPDPNGTQVIRLMKEVMAERGIDPKEVDYINAHGTSTIKNDEAETQAIKAVFGDHAYNLLVNSSKSMIGHSLGASGALEAIATALSLKHGKVHPTINYETVDPGDPKIPGSALDLNFVPDVAVVQPIRIALTNSYGFGGHNATLLLAKYEG, from the coding sequence ATGGATGCAAATAGACGTGTTGTTATAACAGGTGCCGGAGTTGTTTCCCCTATAGGCAATGATGTTGAAACATTCTGGAATAATTTACTTGCGGGAAAGTCAGGCGTAATTGCAGTTGATGAAGACTGGATTGGCAGACAGACTGAGGTTATGGACCGCGGTGAAAAAAAAATAATTGATGTTTTTCAAACACGTGTTTACGCACCGGTTAGGGATTTTGATGAGAGCAGGCTTGGCTTCAGGGAAGGCCAAAGAAGCGATTTTGTCTCAAAATTTGCAATCGATGCAGCTCGACAAGCTATTGAGAATGCGGGCCTGGAAACTAGATTGGTTGGCCCGGACAAGCAGAAACAATATGAAATTCTTGGGATTGATACAGATCGGGCTGGTGTAATGATAGGAACGGGCATCGGCGGCCAGACAACAGATGTCGAAAATTATGAAAGATACTTAAAAGGTGATTATAGAAACATTAGCCCATTGGCAGTGCCAATGATTATGGCAAATGCTGTGCCCGGAATGCCTGCTATAAAATACAAGTTTCACGGTCCATCGGGCGTAATTGCAACCGCATGTGCAACAGGAACAGACACCATTGGACATGCATATCAGCAAATTATTCTCGGAAAAGCTGATTTAATGCTGGCTGGTGGTTCTGAAGCTCTGCTTAGGGATGGAGGTTATACATTTTATCTTTTTAATAAGGCAGGTGCAATGACAACAAGGCACTATGACGACCCCACAAAAGCCAGCCGGCCATTTGATAAAGACAGGGATGGGTTTGTGATGGGAGAAGGAGCAGGTGTACTAGTGCTTGAAGAGCTTGAACATGCAAAAGCAAGAAATGCACCAATACTTGCTGAGGTTGTAAATTATCATTCAACAACTGATGCATATAATCTTACAGATCCTGATCCAAATGGCACACAAGTAATCAGGCTTATGAAGGAAGTTATGGCTGAACGAGGCATTGACCCAAAAGAAGTTGATTACATCAATGCACACGGCACATCAACAATAAAAAATGATGAAGCTGAAACTCAGGCAATAAAGGCTGTTTTTGGGGATCATGCGTATAATCTATTGGTCAATTCATCTAAGTCAATGATTGGGCATTCGTTGGGCGCCAGCGGGGCACTGGAAGCAATTGCCACTGCACTTTCGCTCAAGCATGGCAAGGTGCACCCGACAATTAATTATGAAACGGTTGATCCTGGCGACCCCAAAATACCAGGCTCGGCCCTTGATTTAAATTTTGTGCCTGATGTGGCAGTTGTGCAGCCGATTAGAATTGCTTTGACTAATTCTTATGGATTTGGCGGGCATAATGCAACTTTGCTTTTGGCAAAATATGAAGGCTAA
- the lysS gene encoding lysine--tRNA ligase — protein sequence MDNKNNNHKNNLHNNKTNGKNGNHKNDNKNNHNNQKAEDFEGLFWADQLAEEIIGREKFRYLEQETPKFDKFTVKTSASLSGVLHIGRLSDTIRGSSVYQALKDAGAKARLIWVAEDMDPLRKVPEGVPKDYEKYIGMPVTDLPDPEGCHKSYADHHVAEYFKVLDEFVTEKMEKFSMRAEYKAGNFRPYIKKILDQIETIIEIQNRYRTNALKKGWSPWTPICDNCGKIITPKVTGFEGGKVQYVCKDYAFEKYTATGCGHRGENDPLKGNGKLVWKSEWASQWALWKVVSEGAGKEYQVPNSAFWINAEIVEKVHGFPSPVPIFYEHLMIDNVKMSASLGNVVYPSDWLEVASPELLRLFYNKRLMTTRSFSWKDLPVLYDEEDYYAGVSAGEIILENKKEEAHIKRLFQISHGHAETRTCPVSFSHAIVVSQISNKDEDIVKSLKKTGQYDDARKDIIWERIGKVRRWLDKYAPVEAKFEVMEEIPKGLSLSSAQKKALHTLAGRLLEKEWQEKELFEEIYAIAKELGMQGREVFEAGYRVLLDKTRGPKLAPFILMLGREKVAGMFKEV from the coding sequence ATGGACAATAAGAACAACAATCACAAAAATAATTTGCACAATAATAAAACCAATGGAAAGAATGGCAACCATAAAAATGATAATAAAAATAATCACAATAACCAGAAGGCAGAAGACTTTGAGGGATTATTCTGGGCTGACCAGCTGGCTGAAGAGATTATTGGCAGGGAAAAATTTCGTTATCTGGAGCAGGAAACTCCCAAATTCGACAAATTTACAGTGAAAACTTCTGCTTCCCTGTCAGGCGTTCTCCATATAGGGAGATTGAGTGATACAATAAGGGGAAGCTCGGTTTACCAGGCCTTGAAGGATGCCGGAGCCAAGGCACGGCTGATCTGGGTGGCTGAGGACATGGACCCCTTGCGAAAAGTCCCTGAAGGAGTGCCCAAAGACTATGAAAAATATATCGGGATGCCAGTTACAGACCTGCCGGACCCGGAAGGATGCCACAAAAGCTATGCCGACCACCACGTTGCCGAGTATTTCAAGGTCCTGGATGAATTCGTGACTGAAAAAATGGAAAAGTTTTCCATGCGCGCGGAATACAAGGCAGGAAATTTCAGGCCTTATATCAAAAAAATCCTGGACCAAATCGAGACAATAATTGAAATCCAGAACAGGTACAGGACTAATGCCCTGAAAAAAGGATGGTCGCCCTGGACCCCGATTTGTGACAATTGCGGGAAAATAATTACCCCGAAGGTGACTGGCTTTGAAGGCGGCAAAGTCCAGTATGTTTGCAAGGATTATGCATTTGAAAAATATACTGCCACAGGATGCGGCCATCGTGGGGAAAATGACCCTTTGAAGGGCAATGGCAAGCTGGTCTGGAAAAGCGAATGGGCAAGCCAATGGGCCTTGTGGAAAGTTGTTTCAGAGGGCGCGGGAAAGGAATACCAGGTGCCGAACAGTGCATTCTGGATTAATGCTGAAATTGTGGAAAAGGTGCATGGCTTTCCGAGCCCGGTCCCGATTTTTTATGAGCATTTGATGATTGACAATGTCAAGATGTCAGCCTCGCTTGGCAATGTGGTTTACCCGTCGGACTGGCTGGAGGTTGCGTCGCCCGAGCTTCTCAGGCTTTTTTACAACAAGAGGCTCATGACCACAAGAAGCTTTTCCTGGAAGGATTTGCCTGTTTTATATGATGAGGAGGATTATTATGCAGGTGTCAGCGCCGGCGAAATTATCCTGGAGAACAAGAAGGAAGAGGCGCACATCAAAAGGCTCTTCCAGATATCCCACGGCCATGCTGAAACCAGGACATGCCCCGTGTCATTTTCCCATGCAATTGTTGTTTCCCAGATCTCAAACAAGGATGAAGACATAGTCAAGAGCCTGAAAAAAACAGGGCAGTACGATGACGCCAGGAAGGATATAATTTGGGAAAGGATTGGCAAAGTCAGGAGATGGCTTGACAAATATGCGCCAGTCGAGGCAAAATTCGAAGTCATGGAAGAGATTCCAAAGGGATTGTCATTGAGTTCAGCACAAAAAAAAGCGCTGCACACTCTTGCCGGGAGGCTTTTGGAAAAAGAATGGCAGGAAAAGGAGCTTTTTGAGGAAATTTATGCCATTGCGAAGGAGCTGGGCATGCAGGGCAGGGAGGTTTTTGAGGCAGGCTACAGGGTTTTGCTGGACAAGACAAGGGGGCCAAAGCTCGCCCCATTTATTTTGATGCTTGGCAGGGAAAAAGTGGCAGGAATGTTTAAAGAAGTGTAG
- a CDS encoding ATP-grasp domain-containing protein encodes MRVAVLSNVFEDNEFKEVEDDLVEVGRSVVTALKEYGHEVSFFDVNEKTFEKLRKANVDMAFNVCERFNGNSFFEPHVAAMLELLGIPYTGSAPLTLALCMNKVKVKEILNYYGIPTPKFQVFYSRNKKVSPDLTFPLIVKPVAMDNSIGITNDAIVNDEKELMRRVSYIIRTYNQPALVEEYIDGREFAVGVWGNNGTAQALPVSEIVFGELEPGMHRIFTYDAKWDKESEIFQKSVEICPVDLPKSLEVKLRKIALDTYKILGARDYGRIDFRLSADGTPYVLELNPNPGISADNTLPKAAKSLGITYNEMINRIFTIALDRYGIKHEIYNMTEIDANKLNSQLESPNPEAK; translated from the coding sequence ATGAGGGTCGCGGTTCTTTCAAATGTCTTCGAGGATAATGAGTTCAAGGAAGTCGAGGACGACCTTGTCGAAGTTGGCAGAAGCGTTGTCACAGCGCTTAAGGAGTATGGCCATGAAGTGTCATTCTTTGATGTGAATGAAAAAACCTTTGAGAAGCTCAGAAAGGCAAATGTGGACATGGCATTCAATGTCTGCGAAAGGTTTAATGGCAACAGCTTCTTTGAGCCTCATGTCGCGGCGATGCTGGAGCTTCTTGGAATCCCTTACACAGGCTCAGCGCCATTGACACTTGCACTGTGCATGAACAAGGTCAAAGTCAAGGAAATTTTGAATTATTACGGCATCCCGACTCCGAAATTCCAGGTTTTCTATTCCAGGAACAAGAAAGTGAGCCCTGACCTGACTTTCCCGCTCATTGTCAAGCCAGTTGCCATGGACAACAGCATTGGCATAACCAATGACGCAATTGTAAATGATGAGAAAGAATTAATGAGGAGGGTCAGCTACATTATCCGCACATATAACCAGCCTGCCCTTGTGGAAGAGTATATTGACGGGAGGGAGTTTGCAGTTGGTGTGTGGGGCAACAATGGCACAGCCCAGGCCTTGCCTGTCAGTGAAATTGTCTTTGGCGAGCTTGAGCCAGGTATGCACAGGATTTTCACCTATGATGCAAAGTGGGACAAGGAAAGCGAAATTTTCCAGAAAAGCGTTGAGATATGCCCCGTAGACCTGCCAAAAAGCCTGGAGGTCAAGCTAAGGAAGATTGCCCTCGACACTTATAAGATTCTTGGCGCAAGGGATTACGGGAGAATTGATTTCAGGCTCTCAGCAGATGGAACGCCTTATGTCCTCGAATTAAACCCAAATCCAGGCATAAGCGCTGACAACACCCTGCCAAAAGCGGCAAAATCTCTTGGCATCACTTATAATGAGATGATCAACAGGATTTTCACAATAGCCCTGGACAGGTACGGCATCAAGCATGAAATATACAATATGACAGAGATTGATGCCAACAAGCTTAATTCCCAGCTTGAAAGCCCAAACCCGGAAGCAAAGTAA
- a CDS encoding zinc-ribbon domain-containing protein codes for MAELECPMCGYLMDEEEEYCPECGEAMPRGAEIKTL; via the coding sequence ATGGCGGAGCTCGAATGCCCAATGTGCGGCTATCTGATGGATGAGGAAGAGGAATATTGCCCTGAGTGCGGAGAAGCAATGCCAAGAGGGGCGGAAATCAAAACTCTTTAA
- a CDS encoding 2-C-methyl-D-erythritol 4-phosphate cytidylyltransferase: MQVIIPVAGMGTRLRPHTYTKAKPLVTVAGKPVLAHILDSIKGNKSISEIIFITGYLGEQIEEFVNANYKFRTRFIEQTVLNGQATAVKLAEPYIKEDVVIWFVDTISDAKIDELKKIKEDGGIFVKSVEDPRRFGQIKTDSSGDVTKISEKADPPISNLVNIGLYYVRNYKLMFQCINEMLREKKMNKGEYYLMDAFQMMIDRGAKFKSLEVQVWKDCGTAEALLDTNRYFLDKRSMMGAKTKNSIIIPPVHIEKDAIIENSIVGPYVSVASNVTILNSILRDSIINANTRIENTQLHMSIIGANSVFAGKFKKINIGESSEIEEE; the protein is encoded by the coding sequence TAAGGCAAAGCCCCTTGTGACAGTTGCGGGGAAGCCGGTCCTTGCGCATATCCTTGACAGCATAAAAGGCAACAAGTCCATCTCAGAGATAATCTTCATAACCGGCTACCTCGGCGAGCAAATTGAGGAATTCGTCAATGCCAACTACAAGTTCAGGACAAGATTCATCGAGCAGACTGTGCTGAACGGCCAGGCAACTGCCGTCAAGCTTGCGGAGCCGTACATAAAGGAAGATGTCGTAATCTGGTTCGTTGATACAATTTCCGACGCTAAAATCGATGAGCTAAAAAAAATCAAGGAAGACGGCGGGATTTTTGTCAAAAGCGTTGAAGACCCAAGAAGGTTTGGCCAAATCAAGACAGATTCAAGCGGGGATGTGACTAAAATTTCAGAAAAGGCCGACCCTCCCATCTCAAACCTTGTCAACATCGGATTGTATTATGTCAGAAATTACAAGCTGATGTTCCAGTGCATAAATGAGATGCTCAGGGAGAAAAAGATGAACAAGGGGGAATACTACCTGATGGATGCCTTCCAGATGATGATTGACAGGGGGGCGAAATTCAAGTCCCTTGAAGTCCAGGTCTGGAAAGACTGCGGCACAGCAGAGGCGCTTCTCGACACCAACCGGTATTTCCTGGACAAAAGGAGCATGATGGGCGCCAAAACAAAAAATTCAATCATTATCCCGCCAGTCCACATCGAAAAGGACGCAATAATAGAGAATTCAATTGTCGGGCCATATGTTTCAGTTGCAAGCAATGTGACAATACTGAATTCCATCCTCAGGGACAGCATAATAAATGCCAACACCCGCATTGAGAATACCCAATTGCACATGTCCATAATCGGGGCAAATTCAGTCTTTGCTGGCAAATTCAAGAAAATCAATATCGGGGAGTCTTCAGAAATCGAAGAGGAATAG